A stretch of the Streptomyces ortus genome encodes the following:
- a CDS encoding GNAT family N-acetyltransferase: MASFWTGERVRLRGVEPDDWTALMRFEADEERLGDLVRAPRSAEGHRARAKELALAGPDGDRFLLVVEAVDTGRPVGVVGSHHADARAGWFEYGISLGAEHRRKGCATEAATLLLRYMFAERRFHKCQARVFAHNEASLSLQRRLGLVEEGRLRDQVFFAGRHHDVVMMGVLADEFAHLHPAGPTEV, encoded by the coding sequence ATGGCTTCGTTTTGGACCGGTGAACGAGTACGGCTGCGTGGTGTCGAGCCCGACGACTGGACGGCGCTCATGCGCTTCGAGGCGGACGAGGAGCGGCTGGGCGACCTGGTGCGGGCGCCCCGCTCCGCCGAGGGGCACCGTGCCCGCGCGAAGGAACTGGCGCTCGCCGGGCCCGACGGCGACCGCTTCCTCCTGGTGGTCGAAGCCGTCGACACGGGACGGCCGGTCGGTGTGGTCGGCTCGCACCACGCCGACGCGCGCGCGGGCTGGTTCGAGTACGGCATCTCCCTGGGCGCGGAGCACCGGCGCAAGGGCTGTGCGACGGAGGCCGCGACACTGCTGCTGCGGTACATGTTCGCCGAGCGGCGCTTCCACAAGTGTCAGGCGCGGGTGTTCGCACACAACGAGGCGTCGCTGTCACTGCAGCGCAGACTCGGTCTCGTCGAGGAGGGGCGTCTGCGCGACCAGGTGTTCTTCGCCGGCCGGCATCACGACGTGGTCATGATGGGCGTACTCGCCGACGAGTTCGCGCACCTGCATCCGGCCGGTCCGACTGAGGTGTGA
- a CDS encoding ABC transporter ATP-binding protein has protein sequence MGSPEPHRVQPRRGAVLLALRHYGRELARLRLFSVPALLLPAMGNIGINYIAPLIVAKLVARIAADGGITVTDALPYVVGFSGVLLLGEALWRLGLHCLNRLAARGIENLYVIGMDELFAKDAAFFHDNFAGSLTKRVLSFASRFEEFVDTLTFQVVGRVIPLAFGSVILWRYEPLLVVGLLTMLVLTALCVVPLIRRRQALVDRREEAIARVSGHVADSLMNMDTVRAFAAEEREAAEHRSRVAESRRLTLRAWDYGNLRIDTLVAPMSVLTNALGLLLAVALAGSGHGVEAVVVAFTYYSNATRIMFEFNQVYRRLESSMTEAGQFTELLLMPPTVLDPVPPEPLLSQAADVRFEEVTFAHAGAGPLFQGLELAVPSGAKIGLVGRSGGGKTTLSRLLLRMTDLDAGRILIGGQDISRLRQAELRSLIAYVPQDPAMFHRSLRDNIAFARPDATDREIRRAAETAHVTEFADALPDGFDTMVGERGVKLSGGQRQRVALARAILRDAPILLLDEATSALDSESEVLVQEALWRLMEGRTALVVAHRLSTVATMDRLIVLDRGRIVEQGTHQELLASAGAYAKLWQHQSGGFLDDGPTRATVH, from the coding sequence ATGGGATCGCCTGAACCACACAGGGTCCAGCCGCGCAGGGGCGCGGTGCTTCTGGCACTTCGGCACTACGGACGGGAACTGGCCCGGTTACGGCTGTTCTCGGTACCGGCCCTGCTCCTGCCGGCCATGGGCAACATCGGCATCAACTACATCGCGCCGCTCATCGTCGCGAAACTCGTCGCCAGGATCGCCGCCGACGGCGGCATCACCGTCACCGACGCACTCCCTTACGTCGTCGGTTTCTCCGGCGTCCTGTTGCTCGGGGAAGCACTGTGGCGCCTGGGCCTGCACTGCCTGAACCGGCTCGCCGCCCGCGGCATCGAGAACCTGTACGTGATCGGCATGGACGAGCTGTTCGCCAAGGACGCGGCCTTCTTCCACGACAACTTCGCCGGCTCGCTGACCAAGCGGGTGCTGAGCTTCGCCTCCCGGTTCGAGGAGTTCGTCGACACACTGACGTTCCAGGTGGTGGGCCGCGTGATCCCCCTGGCGTTCGGCTCGGTCATCCTCTGGCGGTACGAACCCCTGCTCGTCGTCGGCCTGTTGACGATGCTCGTGCTGACCGCGCTGTGCGTGGTGCCTCTCATCCGCCGCCGCCAGGCACTGGTGGACCGGCGCGAGGAGGCGATCGCCCGGGTGTCGGGGCATGTCGCCGACAGCCTGATGAACATGGACACGGTCCGCGCCTTCGCGGCCGAGGAACGCGAGGCCGCCGAACACCGGTCCCGGGTCGCCGAGTCACGGCGGCTCACCCTGCGGGCGTGGGACTACGGCAACCTGCGCATCGACACACTGGTCGCACCCATGTCCGTACTCACCAACGCGCTGGGCCTGTTGCTCGCGGTCGCCCTCGCCGGCAGCGGGCACGGCGTGGAGGCGGTCGTGGTGGCCTTCACGTACTACTCGAACGCGACGCGGATCATGTTCGAGTTCAATCAGGTGTACCGCCGCCTGGAAAGCTCGATGACCGAGGCGGGACAGTTCACCGAACTGCTGCTGATGCCCCCGACCGTGTTGGACCCGGTACCGCCGGAGCCGCTGCTGTCCCAGGCGGCCGACGTCCGCTTCGAGGAGGTGACCTTCGCCCACGCGGGAGCCGGGCCCCTCTTCCAGGGGCTCGAACTGGCGGTGCCCAGCGGGGCGAAGATCGGTCTCGTCGGCCGGTCCGGCGGCGGCAAGACCACGCTCAGCCGACTGCTGCTGAGGATGACGGACCTCGACGCCGGCCGGATCCTGATCGGCGGACAGGACATCAGCAGGCTGCGCCAGGCCGAGCTGCGCAGCCTGATCGCCTATGTGCCGCAGGACCCCGCCATGTTCCACCGCTCGCTGCGGGACAACATCGCGTTCGCCCGCCCGGACGCCACGGACCGGGAGATCCGGCGCGCGGCCGAGACGGCACATGTCACGGAGTTCGCCGACGCCCTGCCGGACGGCTTCGACACGATGGTGGGCGAGCGCGGGGTGAAGCTGTCCGGCGGGCAGCGCCAGCGGGTCGCGCTCGCCAGGGCGATCCTGCGTGACGCGCCGATCCTGCTGCTCGACGAGGCCACCAGCGCCCTGGACTCCGAGAGCGAGGTGCTGGTCCAGGAGGCGCTGTGGAGGCTCATGGAGGGTCGGACCGCCCTCGTGGTGGCGCACCGGCTGAGCACGGTCGCCACCATGGACCGGCTCATCGTCCTCGACCGCGGACGCATCGTCGAACAGGGGACCCACCAGGAACTGCTCGCCTCGGCCGGCGCGTACGCCAAGCTGTGGCAGCACCAGTCCGGCGGCTTCCTCGACGACGGCCCCACCCGGGCGACCGTCCACTGA
- a CDS encoding ABC transporter permease — translation MTIGTTEAERRPAPVRQEPEKADAPTRAERFSALAQQHGALVTLVVAMVAASLSFDTFLTGDNLENMALSSAFLAVVALGMTFVIVTGGIDLSVGSLFALGGVLAAWGSQYGTAVALLLPLAVCGLIGVVNGLLIARSGLAPFIVTLAAMLGARGILLAITDEGSKTYLVDKDSFFATLGQGSLLGIGVPIWITVALFVLGAVVLRLTRFGQYVYAVGGNEDAAALMGAPVARTKITVYALSGLCAGLAGALNAAWLVSGVTILGSGMELEAISAVVIGGTLLSGGFGFVSGSLVGVLLLKVIQNVINQIGSLDSAYQQVVSGAFLAVVVVAQTWLGRRRRVL, via the coding sequence ATGACCATCGGGACCACAGAGGCCGAGCGGCGGCCGGCCCCCGTCCGGCAGGAGCCCGAGAAGGCCGACGCACCCACCCGCGCGGAGCGCTTCAGCGCCCTCGCGCAGCAGCACGGCGCCCTGGTCACCCTCGTGGTGGCCATGGTCGCGGCGTCGCTGAGCTTCGACACCTTCCTGACCGGTGACAACCTGGAGAACATGGCGCTGTCCTCGGCGTTCCTCGCCGTGGTCGCGCTGGGCATGACGTTCGTCATCGTGACCGGCGGGATCGACCTGTCCGTCGGCTCGCTCTTCGCCCTCGGCGGGGTACTGGCCGCCTGGGGCTCGCAGTACGGCACGGCGGTGGCCCTGCTGCTCCCGCTCGCGGTGTGCGGACTGATCGGGGTGGTCAACGGCCTGCTCATCGCGCGGTCGGGCCTGGCCCCCTTCATCGTCACCCTGGCGGCCATGCTCGGGGCGCGCGGCATCCTGCTGGCGATCACCGACGAGGGCTCGAAGACCTACCTCGTCGACAAGGACTCGTTCTTCGCGACCCTCGGGCAGGGCTCGCTGCTCGGCATCGGCGTACCGATCTGGATCACGGTGGCGCTGTTCGTCCTGGGCGCCGTCGTCCTGCGGCTCACCCGGTTCGGGCAGTACGTGTACGCGGTCGGCGGCAACGAGGACGCGGCGGCCCTGATGGGTGCCCCCGTGGCGCGTACGAAGATCACCGTGTACGCCCTGTCGGGACTGTGCGCCGGTCTCGCGGGCGCGCTCAACGCGGCCTGGCTGGTGTCGGGCGTGACGATCCTCGGCTCGGGCATGGAACTGGAGGCCATCTCGGCGGTCGTCATCGGCGGCACGCTGCTCTCGGGCGGTTTCGGCTTCGTCAGCGGTTCACTGGTCGGCGTGCTCCTGCTGAAGGTGATCCAGAACGTCATCAACCAGATCGGCTCCCTGGACTCCGCGTACCAGCAGGTGGTCAGCGGCGCCTTCCTGGCCGTGGTCGTGGTGGCTCAGACCTGGCTGGGCCGCAGACGCCGGGTGCTGTGA
- a CDS encoding sugar ABC transporter ATP-binding protein, which yields MLSVTGVSKLFPGVKALSDVDFTARAGEVHALVGENGAGKSTLIKVLTGVYRPDAGEVVHNGSPVRFTTPLQAQQAGISTIYQEVNLVPLMSVARNLLLGREPRGRLGLIDFRRMHREADEALRGLGIRVDVSRPLRELGVGAQQMVALARAVAIDARVVIMDEPTSSLEPREVRTLFDVIGMLRERGIAVVYVSHRMDELYEICDAVTVLRDGRVVHTGRLADLSRLRLVSLMLGREIGEVRSEGLTKFTGSHRAAAEPVLRAEGLTIRHQLKDVSLAIRPGEVVGLGGLLGSGRSETARAIAGALPTGSGRVSVGGAPVRTGSTPAAIRAGISLLPEDRKAEGISPGLSVRENIALAALPGFSRFGLVDNARVDKVVDMFVQRLRIKSAGPHQKVGELSGGNQQKVLLARWLAMHPKVLLLDEPTRGIDVGAKAEVQSLIDELAEEGLAVLLISSDTEELIEGSDRIVVLKDGVVVDELTGDAVTEDALMRAIAAEPSAPSEAADLPAPPDLPTSPDHSTPPPGFSKSAKSAGSTHD from the coding sequence ATGCTCTCCGTCACTGGCGTGTCCAAGCTCTTCCCCGGCGTGAAGGCGCTGTCCGACGTGGACTTCACCGCCCGCGCCGGGGAGGTGCACGCCCTCGTCGGCGAGAACGGCGCGGGCAAGTCGACCCTGATCAAAGTACTCACCGGTGTCTACCGGCCGGACGCCGGCGAGGTCGTCCACAACGGCTCGCCGGTCCGCTTCACCACACCCCTGCAGGCCCAGCAGGCGGGCATCTCCACCATCTACCAGGAGGTCAACCTCGTCCCGCTGATGAGCGTGGCGCGCAACCTCCTCCTCGGCCGTGAACCGCGCGGCCGGCTCGGCCTGATCGACTTCCGGCGTATGCACCGGGAGGCCGACGAGGCGCTGCGGGGCCTCGGCATCCGGGTCGACGTGAGCCGGCCGCTGCGCGAACTGGGCGTCGGCGCACAGCAGATGGTGGCCCTCGCACGGGCGGTCGCCATCGACGCACGTGTCGTGATCATGGACGAGCCCACCTCCTCGCTCGAACCGCGCGAGGTGCGGACCCTGTTCGACGTGATCGGCATGCTCCGCGAGCGCGGCATCGCGGTGGTCTATGTGAGCCACCGCATGGACGAGCTGTACGAGATCTGCGACGCCGTGACCGTGCTGCGTGACGGCCGGGTGGTGCACACCGGACGGCTCGCCGACCTCAGCCGGCTGCGGCTGGTCTCGCTGATGCTGGGCCGGGAGATCGGCGAGGTCCGCAGCGAGGGCCTGACCAAGTTCACCGGCTCCCACCGAGCGGCGGCCGAACCGGTGCTGCGCGCCGAGGGGCTGACGATCCGTCACCAGCTGAAGGATGTGTCGCTCGCCATCCGTCCGGGTGAGGTGGTGGGCCTGGGCGGGCTCCTCGGCTCGGGCCGCAGTGAGACCGCGAGGGCGATAGCGGGCGCGCTGCCGACCGGCTCCGGCCGGGTGTCGGTCGGCGGCGCGCCCGTGCGGACCGGCTCCACACCGGCCGCGATCCGCGCCGGGATCAGCCTGCTGCCGGAGGACCGCAAGGCCGAGGGCATCTCGCCCGGCCTCTCGGTACGGGAGAACATCGCGCTGGCCGCCCTGCCCGGATTCTCCCGGTTCGGGCTGGTGGACAACGCCCGCGTCGACAAGGTCGTCGACATGTTCGTGCAACGGCTGCGCATCAAGTCCGCGGGGCCGCACCAGAAGGTCGGCGAGCTGTCCGGCGGCAACCAGCAGAAGGTGCTGCTGGCCCGCTGGCTCGCCATGCACCCGAAGGTGCTGCTCCTCGACGAGCCCACCCGGGGCATCGACGTGGGTGCCAAGGCGGAGGTCCAGTCCCTCATCGACGAACTCGCCGAGGAGGGGCTCGCCGTGCTGCTGATCTCCTCCGACACCGAGGAACTGATCGAGGGCAGCGACCGGATCGTCGTCCTCAAGGACGGTGTGGTGGTCGACGAGCTGACCGGCGACGCCGTCACCGAGGACGCGTTGATGCGCGCCATCGCGGCCGAGCCCTCGGCACCCTCCGAAGCGGCTGACCTCCCGGCACCGCCCGACCTCCCGACATCGCCGGACCACTCGACACCACCGCCGGGCTTCTCGAAGAGCGCGAAATCCGCTGGGAGCACCCATGACTGA
- a CDS encoding glutamate--cysteine ligase 2: MRTVGVEEELLLVDHATGEPQALSAAVLARAARDDPSEETFEKELHTQQLEFATHPQSDMTELGAEIVRCRKEAARVAGDIGATVVALATSPLPVSPSVSTSPRYEWMLENFGLPAQEQLVCGCHIHVSVESDDEGAAVLDRIRPWLSVLTALSTNSPFWQGKDSLYSSYRSRVWMRWPMAGPTELFGSADAYHRRIDDMVATGVLKDRGMVYYDARIAERYPTVEIRVSDVCLEASTATLIATLTRGLVETAAREWRAGTAPVAHPVELLRLAAWRAARSGLEEELLHPSTMRPAPAGDVVRALLEHVGPALDDSGDTDRVHKAAAELLREGNGARVQREVLERSGNLGDVVKECVRRTQT, encoded by the coding sequence GTGCGTACCGTGGGCGTGGAAGAAGAACTGCTCCTGGTCGATCACGCGACCGGAGAACCCCAGGCTCTGTCCGCGGCGGTACTCGCTCGCGCGGCCCGGGACGATCCGTCGGAGGAGACGTTCGAGAAGGAGCTGCACACCCAGCAGCTCGAATTCGCCACTCATCCGCAGTCGGACATGACCGAGCTCGGCGCGGAGATCGTCCGGTGCCGCAAGGAGGCGGCGCGTGTCGCGGGGGACATCGGGGCCACCGTCGTCGCGCTCGCCACGTCTCCCCTGCCGGTCAGCCCGTCGGTCAGTACGAGTCCCCGTTACGAGTGGATGCTCGAGAACTTCGGTCTGCCCGCCCAGGAGCAGCTGGTCTGCGGCTGCCACATCCATGTGTCGGTGGAGTCCGACGACGAGGGCGCGGCGGTGCTCGACCGTATCCGCCCCTGGCTGTCCGTGCTGACCGCGCTCAGCACGAACTCCCCCTTCTGGCAGGGCAAGGACAGCCTCTACAGCAGTTACCGGAGCCGGGTGTGGATGCGCTGGCCGATGGCCGGCCCCACCGAGTTGTTCGGTTCGGCGGACGCCTACCACCGGCGGATCGACGACATGGTGGCCACGGGGGTGCTGAAGGACCGGGGCATGGTCTATTACGACGCGCGGATCGCCGAGCGGTACCCCACCGTCGAGATCCGGGTGTCGGACGTCTGTCTGGAGGCGAGCACCGCGACCCTGATCGCCACCCTCACCCGTGGACTCGTCGAGACGGCGGCGCGCGAGTGGCGCGCGGGAACCGCCCCGGTGGCGCACCCCGTGGAGCTGTTGCGCCTGGCCGCCTGGCGGGCGGCGCGGTCGGGTCTTGAGGAGGAACTGCTGCACCCCTCGACCATGCGGCCGGCACCGGCCGGGGACGTGGTCCGCGCGCTGCTGGAACACGTGGGTCCCGCCCTGGACGACAGCGGTGACACCGACCGGGTGCACAAGGCCGCGGCGGAACTGCTGCGGGAGGGCAACGGCGCCCGGGTGCAGCGCGAGGTCCTGGAGCGGTCCGGAAACCTGGGTGACGTGGTCAAGGAGTGCGTGCGGCGTACCCAGACCTGA
- a CDS encoding ABC transporter permease: MTDLTLVRGQVDRERLLRLLQEYGVYAGVVALLVFNFVFTSNFVSAENFRTQAVQVAPVLIVALGMALAIGTEGVDLSVGSVMALSTSLLSLYLGYGPWMAVLMAVAGGIVIGLANGSLIAFLGVQPIVATLALMVAGRGIALVLLPQLEDVRDPGMASLGSGDVLGVPYLVLIAAALALLVAFVVRRTTFGRQLLAVGDSRPAARLAGLPVRRVLIVVYACSGALAAVAGILATARLTASDPTSLGNLMELSAITAVVVGGTPLSGGRVRIGGTVAGAVLIQLLTTTLIKHDLQPSWTQMAQAVVIIAAVYAARERGKR, translated from the coding sequence ATGACTGACCTCACGCTCGTCCGCGGTCAGGTGGACCGCGAGCGGCTGCTGCGCCTGCTCCAGGAGTACGGCGTCTACGCGGGCGTCGTGGCCCTGCTCGTCTTCAACTTCGTCTTCACCTCGAACTTCGTCTCGGCGGAGAACTTCCGCACCCAGGCCGTCCAGGTCGCGCCGGTCCTCATCGTCGCGCTCGGCATGGCGCTGGCGATCGGCACCGAGGGGGTCGACCTGTCGGTGGGCTCGGTGATGGCCCTGTCCACCTCGCTGCTGTCCCTGTATCTCGGCTACGGCCCGTGGATGGCCGTCCTCATGGCGGTGGCGGGCGGCATCGTGATCGGCCTGGCGAACGGTTCGCTGATCGCCTTCCTGGGCGTCCAGCCGATCGTCGCCACCCTGGCCCTCATGGTCGCCGGCCGCGGGATCGCCCTGGTGCTGCTCCCGCAGCTGGAGGACGTACGCGATCCGGGAATGGCGTCACTCGGCTCGGGTGACGTGCTGGGCGTGCCGTATCTCGTCCTCATCGCGGCGGCCCTCGCGCTGCTGGTGGCCTTCGTGGTGCGCCGCACCACCTTCGGGCGCCAGTTGCTCGCCGTCGGCGACAGCAGGCCCGCGGCACGTCTCGCGGGGCTGCCGGTGCGCCGGGTCCTCATCGTGGTGTACGCGTGCTCCGGCGCGCTGGCCGCGGTGGCGGGCATCCTGGCCACCGCCCGGCTGACGGCGAGCGACCCCACCTCGCTGGGCAACCTCATGGAACTGTCGGCGATCACGGCGGTGGTCGTCGGCGGCACTCCGCTGTCCGGGGGCCGCGTACGTATCGGCGGCACGGTCGCCGGGGCCGTACTGATCCAGTTGCTGACCACCACGCTCATCAAGCACGACCTGCAACCGTCGTGGACGCAGATGGCCCAGGCCGTGGTGATCATCGCCGCCGTCTACGCGGCCCGTGAACGGGGGAAGCGATGA
- the ligA gene encoding NAD-dependent DNA ligase LigA translates to MTSPVAVIVDAVAYAQAVEDAVKASAAYYTGGTSPMDDDTYDRLVRAVTAWEAEHPDEVLPGSPSGKVAGGAVDGDVPHTVAMLSLDNVFSAEEFTAWTASLARRVGHDVERFSVEPKLDGLAIAARYTAGRLERLITRGDGTAGEDVSHAIGTIEGLPAVLAEPLTVEVRGEVLMTTAQFEHANEVRTAHGGQPFANPRGASAGTLRAKERAYTVPMTFFGYGLLPLPDTDAEPAERLRELSHSELMDRAAGLGVNTTAGTAVPGTTADTAEQVLARVREIAALRASLPFGIDGIVIKADLAADQRAAGSGSRAPRWAIAYKLPAVEKITRLLAVEWNVGRTGIIAPRAVLEPVVIDGATITYATLHNPADITRRDLRLGDHVMVHRAGDVIPRIEAPVAHLRTGDEQPIVFPEMCPRCGSGIDTGEQRWRCENGRNCHLVASLSYAAGRDQLDIEGLGHTRVVQLVEAGLVADLADLFILTRDQLLSLERMGETSTDNLLAALATARERPLSRVLCALGVRGTGRSMSRRIARHFATMDHVRAADAGSMQQVEGIGTEKAPSIVSELAELAPLIDKLVAAGVNMTEPGATPPSAPTAEDAEGSVGSGISEGSSQDAEGSAASGGPLTGMTVVVTGAMTGVLEKLSRNQMNELIERAGGRSSSSVSKKTTLVVAGEGAGSKRAKAETLGIRLATPDEFAELVTDHLEQSAQ, encoded by the coding sequence ATGACCTCACCAGTTGCAGTGATCGTGGACGCCGTCGCCTACGCACAGGCCGTCGAGGACGCCGTGAAGGCGTCGGCCGCCTACTACACGGGCGGCACCTCGCCCATGGACGACGACACCTACGACCGGCTCGTGCGCGCCGTCACCGCGTGGGAGGCGGAGCACCCCGACGAGGTGCTGCCCGGCTCGCCGAGCGGGAAGGTCGCCGGCGGCGCGGTGGACGGCGATGTGCCGCACACGGTGGCGATGCTCAGTCTGGACAACGTGTTCTCGGCCGAGGAGTTCACCGCCTGGACGGCGTCACTGGCGCGGCGGGTGGGCCATGACGTGGAGCGGTTCAGCGTCGAACCGAAGCTCGACGGTCTGGCGATCGCGGCCCGTTACACCGCCGGCCGTCTGGAGCGGCTGATCACCCGTGGGGACGGGACGGCCGGCGAGGACGTCTCGCACGCCATCGGCACCATCGAGGGCCTGCCCGCGGTCCTGGCCGAGCCGTTGACGGTGGAGGTGCGCGGGGAAGTGCTGATGACCACGGCCCAGTTCGAGCACGCCAACGAGGTGCGCACCGCGCACGGCGGGCAGCCGTTCGCGAATCCGCGCGGCGCCTCGGCGGGCACCCTGAGAGCCAAGGAGCGTGCCTACACCGTGCCGATGACGTTCTTCGGCTACGGTCTGCTGCCCCTGCCGGACACGGACGCCGAGCCGGCCGAGCGGCTGCGGGAGCTGTCCCACAGCGAGCTGATGGACCGTGCCGCCGGGCTCGGGGTGAACACCACCGCGGGCACCGCCGTACCGGGCACCACCGCCGACACGGCCGAGCAGGTACTGGCCAGGGTGCGGGAGATCGCCGCGCTGCGCGCCTCACTGCCGTTCGGCATCGACGGGATCGTCATCAAGGCGGACCTGGCCGCCGACCAGCGCGCCGCCGGATCCGGTTCACGTGCCCCGCGCTGGGCCATCGCCTACAAGCTGCCCGCCGTGGAGAAGATCACCCGGCTCCTCGCGGTCGAATGGAACGTGGGCCGTACCGGCATCATCGCCCCGCGCGCCGTACTCGAACCGGTCGTCATCGACGGAGCCACCATCACCTACGCCACCCTCCACAACCCGGCCGACATCACCCGGCGCGACCTGCGTCTGGGCGACCATGTCATGGTCCACCGGGCCGGTGACGTCATCCCCCGTATCGAGGCACCCGTCGCCCATCTGCGCACGGGCGACGAACAGCCCATCGTCTTCCCCGAGATGTGCCCGCGGTGCGGGAGCGGCATCGACACCGGCGAGCAGCGCTGGCGCTGCGAGAACGGCCGCAACTGCCATCTGGTCGCCTCCCTCTCGTACGCGGCCGGCCGCGATCAGCTCGACATCGAGGGTCTCGGCCACACCCGTGTCGTCCAGCTCGTCGAAGCGGGGCTGGTGGCCGATCTCGCGGATCTGTTCATCCTCACCCGCGACCAGCTCCTGAGTCTGGAGCGGATGGGGGAGACGAGCACCGACAACCTCCTCGCGGCGCTCGCCACGGCCAGGGAGCGCCCGCTGTCGCGGGTGTTGTGCGCGCTCGGTGTACGGGGCACGGGACGGTCGATGTCCCGGCGCATCGCCCGTCACTTCGCCACGATGGACCACGTCCGCGCGGCCGACGCCGGGTCGATGCAGCAGGTCGAGGGCATCGGTACGGAGAAGGCGCCGTCCATCGTCTCCGAACTCGCCGAGCTGGCCCCGCTCATCGACAAGCTCGTCGCCGCCGGGGTGAACATGACCGAGCCCGGCGCCACTCCCCCGAGCGCACCGACGGCCGAGGACGCCGAGGGGTCTGTGGGTTCTGGCATCTCTGAGGGCAGCTCCCAGGACGCAGAGGGGTCGGCGGCGTCCGGCGGGCCGCTCACCGGGATGACGGTGGTGGTGACCGGCGCGATGACCGGCGTACTGGAGAAGCTCAGCCGCAACCAGATGAACGAACTGATCGAACGGGCCGGGGGCCGCTCCTCCTCCAGCGTCTCCAAGAAGACCACCCTGGTGGTGGCGGGAGAGGGCGCCGGATCCAAGCGCGCCAAGGCCGAGACCCTCGGCATCCGCCTGGCCACCCCCGACGAGTTCGCCGAGCTCGTCACCGACCACCTCGAACAGTCCGCTCAGTAG
- a CDS encoding FAD-dependent oxidoreductase codes for MVHTLVIGGGIAGTAAALALHKAGSDVTVYEAHPDAAEDIGAFLTLASNGMRALAQIDASAAVTAVGFPLRSMRVLDDTGATVAHVPLGEAGDPLLRYRCLHRGELATALQAEAVRRGIGIRHGARLSSVQDTPDAVTAHFTDGSTVTGDLLVGADGLNSVVRHGLAPAVRPRYAGQRVFYGCTDDPLLAEENAGESERLTMVRGSGTAFGYAVSPAGETYWFARVAGEQLAAEEIADGTPGHWRELLLPLLRRDTTPAAGVVAVTTDRLMVTNTMEIPTGTPWRSGRVLTIGDAAHAASPATGQGASMALEDAVVLAKCLRDAPGTEAALSLYESLRRPRVEDNVTVSGNISRGTPPPPRPGRGVHASRPGDDDLVRHLDWHTGLWTEAEDSTPGSRPH; via the coding sequence GTGGTGCACACACTTGTCATCGGTGGTGGGATCGCCGGCACGGCCGCCGCGCTGGCGCTGCACAAGGCGGGTTCGGACGTCACCGTGTACGAGGCCCACCCCGACGCGGCCGAGGACATCGGGGCGTTCCTCACCCTCGCGAGCAACGGCATGCGGGCCCTGGCCCAGATCGACGCCTCCGCCGCGGTCACGGCGGTCGGCTTCCCCCTCCGCTCGATGCGTGTCCTCGACGACACGGGCGCCACGGTGGCCCATGTACCGCTCGGCGAGGCCGGTGACCCGCTCCTGCGGTACCGGTGCCTGCACCGCGGTGAACTCGCCACCGCGCTGCAGGCGGAGGCCGTTCGCCGGGGCATCGGCATCCGGCACGGAGCGCGCCTGTCGTCCGTCCAGGACACCCCGGACGCGGTCACCGCGCACTTCACCGACGGCAGTACCGTGACCGGCGACCTGCTCGTCGGGGCGGACGGACTGAACTCCGTCGTACGGCACGGACTCGCCCCTGCCGTAAGGCCCCGTTACGCGGGACAGCGTGTCTTCTACGGCTGCACCGACGACCCGCTCCTGGCCGAGGAGAACGCCGGGGAGAGCGAACGTCTCACCATGGTGCGGGGCAGCGGGACCGCCTTCGGCTACGCGGTGTCCCCGGCCGGGGAGACGTACTGGTTCGCCCGCGTGGCCGGTGAACAGCTGGCCGCCGAGGAGATCGCCGACGGCACACCCGGCCACTGGCGCGAGCTGCTCCTGCCGCTGCTGCGCAGGGACACCACTCCTGCCGCGGGAGTCGTCGCGGTCACCACCGACCGCCTCATGGTCACCAACACCATGGAGATCCCCACCGGTACACCCTGGCGCTCCGGCCGCGTCCTGACCATCGGTGACGCGGCGCACGCGGCCTCCCCGGCGACCGGACAGGGTGCCTCGATGGCCCTGGAGGACGCCGTGGTTCTCGCCAAGTGCCTGCGCGACGCCCCCGGCACCGAGGCCGCGCTCTCCCTCTACGAGTCACTGCGTCGTCCACGTGTCGAGGACAACGTCACCGTCAGCGGGAACATCTCCCGCGGCACTCCCCCGCCGCCCCGTCCGGGCCGGGGAGTTCACGCGTCACGGCCGGGCGACGACGACCTCGTGCGGCACCTTGACTGGCACACCGGCCTCTGGACCGAGGCGGAGGACAGTACACCCGGATCACGGCCTCACTAG